The Acidobacteriaceae bacterium nucleotide sequence CGACGCATAGACCAGCACCTCAAGAGCAACGTTTCAACAGCGCAGCGATAAGCCGATCATAGCAACGCAAGCGAACGAACTGTACTCGCTGGTCGCCTGTACGTGGTGGACTTCGCGCCCCAGCGTCCTGGCGCGTTCTTCCCCAGCCGCGCCACGAATCAGGAAGCTACTTCGCGCGGAACCGATTCGCTACCTTGAACTCTTCGCGCAACTCTGGCGTCCGCAGATTCTCCCGCACATGCGCCAACTGCTGCTCCAACGCAAACAGCGTCGCCGCCAGCGGCTTCGTATTCGTCAGCGCAATATCGCGCCACATGCTGTAAGGACTTGCTCCAAGTCGAGTCGTCTCGCGCAGAGCACGTCCACCGATCGCGCGAATGTCCTCCATCGCAGCCTCGTCCTCGCCGAACGAGTCTTCGAGCAGGGCCGCGAACGCCGTCGACAACATCTGCGGCAGATGCGAAACCCACGCACAAACCGTATCGTGCCGCTCGGCCGCGATCTCACGCGTCACCGCGCCCATCGCCGTCACCCAGGCGCGCCACTGTGCCGCCAAAGCACCATCCGCAACCAGTGGCGTAAACAGCCAGGTCGCTCCTGCAAAGAGCGAAGCCTCGGCCAATCCCGCGCCGCCCGACTCTTTTCCCGCCATCGGATGCCCCGGCAGAAACGCCGCCTTGCCCGCAGTGTTGTAGAGCTCGTCCGCCTTGGCGCAGATCGCAACTTTCGTGCTGCCAACGTCGGTCACAAGCTGTGACTCACCAAGCACCGCCGCAAGCCGCTCCATCCAGTCCAGGATCGGCAGCACCGGCACGGCCAGCACATAGATGTCGGCCACTCCCGGCTCAAAGACGTCCTCGATCTGGGGTAAAACCCGATCGACCGCACCAGCCTGCAGCGCCGCGGCGGACTCAGCCGCGCTCGCATCCCATCCCAGCACCTCACCCACGCCATGCTCCGGTGCTAGCGCCTTCAGCGCTAGCCCGATCGAGGCTCCGATAAGTCCTGTTCCAAGAATGAGAACGCGCGTCGCCATCAGACCTCTCGCCTGTGCGTAAACTGCCGCCCTGCGCTGCCACGATAATCACCGGCTACATGTCCGCGACCGCGCAACACATACTTGTATGTCGTAATTCCGTCCAGCCCCACGGGGCCGCGCGCATGGAACTTGCTCGTACTGATGCCAACCTCCGCGCCAAAGCCATAGCGGAAGCCATCGGCAAAACGCGTCGACACGTTGTGATACACACCTGCGGCATCCACCTCGCGCAGGAATCGCTCCGCAGCCGTAGCATCTTCGGTCAGGATGCTCTCCGTATGCAGCGAACCATGCTTGTGAATGTGTTCAATCGCAGCCTCGAGCGAGTCGACCACGCCCATCGCAAGCTCTGGCTCACCGTACTCCTGCGACCAGTCCGTCACCGCATCCACATCCGCAGCCAGCGCACGAACCGCGCTGTCACCATGCAACTTCACGCCGCGACGAGCCAACTGCTCTGCCAGCTTCGGCACAAACGTCGCAGCAATATCGCGATGCACCAGCACCGTCTCCACCGCATTGCATGCGGCAGGATAATCCAGCTTTGCATCGTCGATCACGCGCAACGCCAACGGCTCGTCCGCAGCCAGATCGACATAGATGTGACAAATACCTTCCGCATGCCCCAGCACCGGAATCCGCGTATTGGCCTGCACAAACTCCACTAACGACTTCGATCCGCGCGGGATCACCATGTCGATCGCATCGTGCATCGCCAGCATCTCGTTTGCACGCTCACGACCCAGCACCAGCGTAATCAGATCGCTCGGCAAGCCAGCAGCCGCAACAGCTTCGCGCAATACGTCCACCAGCACCGTCGCGGTACGTTCGACTTCCTTGCCCGGCTTCAGCATCACAGCGTTGCCGCTCTTGATCGCCAGCGACGCAATCTGCGTCACCGCGTCAGGACGCGCTTCGAAGATCACCGCCAGAACACCAAGAGGCACGGAGATCTTCTGCAGGTGCAAGCCCTTCGCAGCGCCATTCGGCTGCGGGTCCTGATCGTCCAGCTCCATCGCATCGAGCACTCGCCCCAGCGGATCAGGCAACGCTGCCACCGAGCGAATCTGCTCGACCATCTCACGCAGCTTACCTTCCGTCAGCTTCAGTCGCGAGAGCGTCGAAGGCGAAAGCTTCTCCTCACCGCTCAACGCTTCCGCCGCAGCAAGATCCTCCGCGTTGGCGGCAAACAAACGTTCCGCCGCAACATCCACGGCCTCAGCCATGGCTTCGAGCGCAGCGTTACGCACGGCTTCCTCCAGCGGCGCCAGCACGCGCGACGCCACCTTTGCCGCTACCGCTACCTCTCGCACGCTACGCGCAGCCATTACCAGCTCCCCGCCGCAACAGGCTTGGCAAAACGTGTACCAACCTCTTCACCCGCCATGATGCGCTCAAGCACCTGCGGCGTACGACCGTTCGCGATCACTACCTGCTTGCCTGCGCGTAACGCAATGTTGGCGCTCTCCAGCTTCGAGGTCATGCCGCCACGTCCACGTGCGCTCAAGCTTCCCTGCGCCATCTGCAGCACGCTGTCATCAATCGCGTCCACACGCGGCAACAGCGTTGCGCCCGGCTCATTCGGATTGCGGTCATACAAGCCATCGACATCCGAAAGCAGCACCAGAAGATCGCCGCCGATATGCTTCACCAGCAACGCCGAAAGCTTGTCGTTGTCGCCAAAAATACGTTCGCGCTGCGGCGCGCCATCACTGGGACGCTCCAACTCCATCGTCGACACCGTATCGTTCTCGTTCACGATCGGAATCACGCCCATCGTTAGCAGCGCATCAAGCGTCGCCCGCAGGTTCGCATGGCGAGTGGGATCACGGAAGTCATCTTCCGTCAGCAACACCTGCGCAATCGGGCAGTTCAGCCGATCGAACGCATCGCCGTAGAAAGCCATCAGCCGCGATTGTCCAATCGCCGCACAAGCCTGCACCTGTGCCAGCACGGTGGGCCGCGCGCTCAGCCCCAGCCGCTCCACGCCGAGCCCAACAGCGCCCGACGACACCACCAGCACTTCATAGCCCTGGTCACGCAGAGCCGCAACCTGCTCTACAAGTCCGCACAACAACCCGAGCGCCACCTTGCCATCGGCGCGCATGATGACGTTCGTTCCCAGCTTGACGACAATACGACGCATACAACTCTCTTTCTTACGGTAGACACTTCGAGGATAACAAGCAGCGCACCCCTAAGCCGAGCCTGCATACAAGAGCGCCCATCGTTGCTACAGCAGCGATGGGCGCTCTTGCCTAAAACATGGCCTATGCGTGGACAGCCTGTACCGCCGGAGCCACCGTGCGGTCGACGATCGGAGCCAACTGGCGAAGCTTTACCACCAGTTCCGTCAACTGCTCCGGCGTCAGCGACTGAGCGCCGTCGCTCATCGCCTTGTCCGGGTTCGGATGCATCTCCATCAACAGGCCATCGCCACCGGCAGCCACCGTCGCCATCGCCATCGGCGGAACGAACGCGCGGATACCGACGCCGTGCGACGGGTCGCCGAAGACCGGCAGATGCGTCAGCTTCTTCAACACCGGGATCGCCGAGATGTCCATCGTGTTGCGCGTCGCGGTTTCATAGGTGCGGATGCCGCGCTCGCACAGGATCAAATCGTAGTTGCCGCCGGAGAGAATGTACTCCGCCGAAAGCAGAAGCTCTTCGATCGTTGCAGCGATGCCGCGCTTCAGCAACACAGGCTTGCGGACCTTGCCGAGCTCACGCAGAAGGTTGAAGTTCTGCATGTTCCGCGCGCCGACCTGGAAGCAGTCGATATACGGCAGCATCTGCTCGATCTGCGAGATCTCCATAACCTCGGTGATCACCAGCAGGCCGTACTCATCCGCAGCCTCGCGCATGATCTTCAAGCCTTCCACGCCCATCCCCTGGAACGAGTACGGCGACGAACGCGGCTTGTACGCTCCACCGCGCAGGAACTGACCGCCGGCTTCAGCAACAAGGCGTGCGCTCTCACGGATCTGCTCACGCGACTCCACCGAGCACGGGCCAGCCATTACGACGATCTCTTCCCCACCGACAACG carries:
- the aroF gene encoding 3-deoxy-7-phosphoheptulonate synthase; translation: MIVAMQDKASLEQIEAVIERMEELGFNVHRTTGETQTILAGVGTPGHFEVTEFQVLPGVSQAYRISSPYKLAGRGFRPEGTKVTFPNGVVVGGEEIVVMAGPCSVESREQIRESARLVAEAGGQFLRGGAYKPRSSPYSFQGMGVEGLKIMREAADEYGLLVITEVMEISQIEQMLPYIDCFQVGARNMQNFNLLRELGKVRKPVLLKRGIAATIEELLLSAEYILSGGNYDLILCERGIRTYETATRNTMDISAIPVLKKLTHLPVFGDPSHGVGIRAFVPPMAMATVAAGGDGLLMEMHPNPDKAMSDGAQSLTPEQLTELVVKLRQLAPIVDRTVAPAVQAVHA
- the proB gene encoding glutamate 5-kinase is translated as MRRIVVKLGTNVIMRADGKVALGLLCGLVEQVAALRDQGYEVLVVSSGAVGLGVERLGLSARPTVLAQVQACAAIGQSRLMAFYGDAFDRLNCPIAQVLLTEDDFRDPTRHANLRATLDALLTMGVIPIVNENDTVSTMELERPSDGAPQRERIFGDNDKLSALLVKHIGGDLLVLLSDVDGLYDRNPNEPGATLLPRVDAIDDSVLQMAQGSLSARGRGGMTSKLESANIALRAGKQVVIANGRTPQVLERIMAGEEVGTRFAKPVAAGSW
- a CDS encoding prephenate dehydrogenase/arogenate dehydrogenase family protein, with the translated sequence MATRVLILGTGLIGASIGLALKALAPEHGVGEVLGWDASAAESAAALQAGAVDRVLPQIEDVFEPGVADIYVLAVPVLPILDWMERLAAVLGESQLVTDVGSTKVAICAKADELYNTAGKAAFLPGHPMAGKESGGAGLAEASLFAGATWLFTPLVADGALAAQWRAWVTAMGAVTREIAAERHDTVCAWVSHLPQMLSTAFAALLEDSFGEDEAAMEDIRAIGGRALRETTRLGASPYSMWRDIALTNTKPLAATLFALEQQLAHVRENLRTPELREEFKVANRFRAK
- a CDS encoding glutamate-5-semialdehyde dehydrogenase codes for the protein MAARSVREVAVAAKVASRVLAPLEEAVRNAALEAMAEAVDVAAERLFAANAEDLAAAEALSGEEKLSPSTLSRLKLTEGKLREMVEQIRSVAALPDPLGRVLDAMELDDQDPQPNGAAKGLHLQKISVPLGVLAVIFEARPDAVTQIASLAIKSGNAVMLKPGKEVERTATVLVDVLREAVAAAGLPSDLITLVLGRERANEMLAMHDAIDMVIPRGSKSLVEFVQANTRIPVLGHAEGICHIYVDLAADEPLALRVIDDAKLDYPAACNAVETVLVHRDIAATFVPKLAEQLARRGVKLHGDSAVRALAADVDAVTDWSQEYGEPELAMGVVDSLEAAIEHIHKHGSLHTESILTEDATAAERFLREVDAAGVYHNVSTRFADGFRYGFGAEVGISTSKFHARGPVGLDGITTYKYVLRGRGHVAGDYRGSAGRQFTHRREV